The following proteins are co-located in the Puniceicoccus vermicola genome:
- the eno gene encoding phosphopyruvate hydratase, with the protein MTTITDIRAREIIDSRGNPTVEVDVELESGVVGRAAVPSGASTGENEALELRDGALSSKDFPKGFSPKKRYGGKGVTKAVDNVHEIIAPELFGQDACDQVGIDKMMLDLDGTATKSKLGANAILGVSLAVAKAAAETLGVPLYKYIGGPNAKVLPVPMMNIMNGGSHSDAPIDIQEFMIMPKGAETFREALRMGCEIFHELKTVLKAQGLSTGIGDEGGFAPKLASNEAALEAIAAAVKGAGYKLGKEVFIALDVASSEFYDAKKKKYVFGKSDGSKKNAKEMVAFYQDLQKRYPILSIEDGCDENDWSGWKTLTDELGATTQLVGDDLFVTNTKFLKKGIDLGVANSILVKVNQIGSLTETLDAIEMAREAGYTSVISHRSGETEDTTIADIAVATNAGQIKTGSLCRTDRVAKYNQLLRIEEELGSHAIYGGKL; encoded by the coding sequence ATGACCACCATTACCGACATTCGCGCACGCGAAATTATCGATTCCCGCGGGAATCCTACCGTTGAAGTAGACGTCGAGCTTGAGTCCGGTGTCGTTGGCCGCGCTGCTGTACCTTCGGGTGCTAGCACCGGTGAAAACGAAGCCCTCGAGCTTCGTGACGGCGCACTCTCCTCCAAGGATTTCCCGAAAGGCTTCAGCCCGAAAAAACGCTACGGCGGCAAGGGAGTGACCAAAGCGGTCGATAACGTCCACGAAATTATCGCTCCTGAGCTTTTTGGACAGGACGCCTGCGACCAGGTTGGCATCGACAAGATGATGCTCGACCTCGACGGGACGGCCACCAAGAGCAAGCTCGGCGCCAACGCCATCCTCGGGGTCTCCCTCGCAGTGGCCAAGGCCGCAGCCGAAACTCTCGGAGTTCCTCTTTATAAGTACATCGGCGGACCGAACGCCAAGGTTCTTCCCGTTCCGATGATGAACATCATGAACGGCGGATCTCACTCCGACGCTCCGATCGACATCCAGGAATTCATGATCATGCCGAAGGGTGCGGAAACTTTCCGCGAAGCCTTGCGCATGGGTTGCGAAATCTTCCACGAACTGAAGACGGTCCTCAAGGCTCAAGGCCTCAGCACCGGAATCGGAGACGAAGGCGGATTCGCACCGAAGCTTGCTTCCAACGAAGCCGCTCTTGAAGCGATTGCTGCGGCCGTAAAGGGCGCTGGCTACAAGCTCGGCAAAGAAGTCTTCATCGCCCTCGACGTCGCCTCTTCGGAATTCTACGACGCCAAGAAGAAGAAGTATGTCTTCGGCAAGAGCGACGGGTCCAAGAAGAACGCCAAGGAAATGGTCGCCTTCTACCAAGACCTCCAGAAACGCTACCCCATCCTCTCCATTGAGGACGGTTGCGACGAAAACGACTGGAGTGGTTGGAAGACTCTCACCGACGAACTCGGCGCCACGACTCAGCTCGTCGGAGACGATCTCTTCGTAACCAACACCAAGTTCCTCAAGAAGGGCATCGATCTCGGCGTCGCCAACTCGATTCTCGTGAAGGTGAACCAAATCGGTTCCCTGACCGAAACCCTCGACGCGATTGAAATGGCCCGCGAAGCTGGCTACACGTCTGTCATCTCTCACCGTTCCGGTGAAACCGAAGACACCACGATTGCTGACATCGCCGTGGCCACCAACGCCGGACAGATCAAGACCGGTTCTCTCTGCCGGACAGACCGGGTTGCCAAATACAACCAGCTCCTCCGCATCGAAGAAGAACTCGGCTCCCACGCGATCTACGGCGGCAAGCTGTAA
- a CDS encoding YdbL family protein, which yields MKSKTLIPSISLFLFALLVAVPSLQAADLDQIRERMEERLPTIDSLKEQGLLGVTNDGLLSVRGSISTEEDKMVKAENKDRMTVYQEIAKQTGQPVDKVQKQRAAQLAKTSAPGVWLQDAKGKWYRKQ from the coding sequence ATGAAATCGAAGACCCTCATTCCTAGTATCTCTCTATTTCTTTTCGCGCTCTTGGTAGCTGTTCCCTCGCTACAGGCGGCCGATCTCGACCAAATTCGGGAGCGAATGGAGGAGCGCCTCCCGACAATTGACAGCCTGAAGGAGCAAGGCCTTCTTGGGGTGACCAATGATGGACTTCTTTCAGTTCGTGGGTCGATCTCGACTGAGGAGGATAAGATGGTCAAGGCCGAGAATAAGGACCGGATGACCGTTTACCAAGAGATCGCCAAGCAGACGGGCCAGCCCGTGGATAAGGTGCAAAAGCAGAGGGCTGCGCAATTGGCCAAGACCTCCGCTCCTGGGGTGTGGCTTCAGGATGCAAAAGGGAAGTGGTATCGGAAGCAGTAG
- a CDS encoding intermembrane phospholipid transport protein YdbH family protein yields the protein MARGTSDEDIGRIVIVGELMEQGWPRLAILTSVCSQDFGGPSLAPVSMGRLDESSWMKRFFLIAFASLVVIVLAAWFSLPSVIEMAVRFGFQKAGFSDPEIRGIGVTLTSSSVEGVTADWPDGSVGIEEAEVRYRIPRLIRGSADSVRLSGVSIEYAPSKDREEEETKEEESVEEEGAFRKFAMPSIPSIPLSRFWLESFRFKWEEREPVLANLGALFEEHRLEAYAAVPNRDTMLGLVGKVGGNRMRAASGYLSVEDPMAWIRWAFAGSAVSDVLHLESFGLRAAAQWTKDPSRFDFPVLNVEAKLKNLKAGAGDREVEAPEIILEAEAIPGADRVDLFYGVSGLPAGLAVHGIQSLRFDPILSGDGWLGIGPIRGESVSLPFSLGGDLSVLRIGGELGALFHGTGPVDAPVVRGFVRVAGGQLGIQDTPVILDGFRGWLGLELLPDLATLGMQTLEWDRVEYDRFRSGPGRIDWSLSPEKVLQVDRFEWKLLGGELSLDEPSSLNLTDPGRDFDASLHLRGIDLDEVVRVARLDEVEATGRMSGRVRVAAKEGKLIALEAGLDLDSSQEATIRFKDPEWVAEALGGGAGNSDVLTRAVSDLRLKSLHVEVFFLRKGAKNTFIEISGSSRAPDIQAPSINLDFNFQIPFEKVFRLVLLGKQISLSAGG from the coding sequence ATGGCGAGGGGGACTTCGGATGAAGACATCGGGCGAATCGTCATCGTCGGGGAACTCATGGAGCAAGGGTGGCCTCGGCTGGCGATTTTGACGAGCGTTTGTTCGCAGGATTTCGGTGGCCCCAGCCTTGCCCCGGTGAGCATGGGGCGATTGGATGAGTCATCTTGGATGAAACGGTTTTTTCTCATCGCCTTCGCTTCCCTCGTCGTGATTGTTCTCGCGGCGTGGTTCAGCCTTCCCTCGGTGATTGAGATGGCGGTGAGGTTTGGATTCCAGAAAGCGGGTTTTTCTGATCCCGAGATTCGTGGGATTGGAGTCACTCTGACCTCCAGCTCTGTGGAAGGGGTGACAGCGGATTGGCCGGATGGTTCGGTCGGCATAGAAGAGGCGGAGGTCCGATACCGCATTCCTCGATTGATCCGGGGTTCCGCAGATTCGGTTCGGTTGTCAGGGGTATCCATCGAATACGCTCCGTCGAAAGATCGGGAGGAAGAGGAAACCAAAGAGGAGGAATCGGTCGAGGAGGAAGGAGCTTTTCGCAAATTTGCGATGCCTTCGATTCCGAGTATACCCCTTTCGAGGTTTTGGCTCGAATCGTTCCGTTTCAAGTGGGAGGAGCGGGAGCCAGTCCTTGCGAATCTGGGGGCACTTTTCGAGGAGCATCGTCTGGAAGCTTATGCTGCAGTGCCGAATCGGGATACGATGCTCGGTTTGGTCGGAAAAGTGGGGGGAAATCGGATGCGTGCGGCGTCGGGCTATTTGTCGGTGGAAGATCCGATGGCTTGGATCCGCTGGGCCTTTGCTGGATCTGCCGTTTCCGACGTTCTACATCTGGAAAGTTTCGGGCTGCGGGCTGCAGCTCAGTGGACAAAGGACCCGTCTCGATTCGATTTTCCGGTGCTCAACGTGGAGGCGAAGCTGAAGAACCTGAAGGCTGGAGCTGGCGACAGGGAGGTTGAGGCGCCGGAGATCATCCTCGAGGCAGAAGCCATTCCGGGTGCTGACCGGGTCGATCTCTTTTATGGAGTCTCTGGACTGCCTGCGGGACTCGCGGTGCACGGAATCCAGTCATTGCGCTTCGATCCGATCCTATCCGGTGACGGATGGCTGGGCATCGGGCCAATTCGCGGGGAGTCGGTTTCACTTCCTTTCAGTCTCGGGGGGGACCTCTCGGTTTTGCGAATCGGGGGAGAGCTCGGGGCACTCTTTCATGGAACCGGTCCGGTGGATGCCCCAGTTGTCCGAGGTTTCGTTCGAGTTGCTGGGGGACAATTGGGGATTCAGGACACTCCAGTGATTTTGGATGGTTTTCGGGGATGGCTCGGTCTCGAGTTGCTTCCGGATTTGGCCACTTTGGGAATGCAGACCTTGGAGTGGGATCGAGTGGAGTATGACCGCTTTCGATCGGGGCCCGGGCGAATTGACTGGAGTCTTTCGCCGGAAAAGGTTCTCCAAGTTGACCGTTTCGAATGGAAGTTACTGGGAGGTGAACTCTCTTTGGATGAACCGTCTAGCCTCAACCTGACCGATCCAGGCCGGGATTTTGATGCCTCGCTTCATCTGCGGGGAATCGATCTGGATGAGGTCGTTCGGGTCGCCCGCCTCGACGAGGTGGAAGCAACTGGACGAATGAGTGGACGAGTGAGGGTTGCTGCGAAAGAAGGCAAACTGATTGCGCTCGAGGCCGGTCTTGATCTCGATAGCAGTCAAGAGGCTACAATCCGATTTAAAGACCCGGAGTGGGTGGCCGAGGCCTTGGGAGGAGGAGCGGGAAACTCAGATGTCCTCACCCGGGCGGTAAGCGATCTTCGGTTGAAGTCCCTTCACGTCGAAGTGTTCTTTTTGAGAAAAGGGGCGAAAAATACTTTTATTGAAATATCAGGAAGCTCGCGGGCTCCGGATATTCAGGCTCCATCGATCAACCTCGATTTCAATTTCCAGATTCCTTTCGAAAAAGTCTTCCGTTTAGTTCTTTTGGGAAAGCAGATTTCTCTTTCCGCAGGGGGGTGA
- a CDS encoding GNAT family N-acetyltransferase, with protein sequence MSSSEVPLAIEWADREGWNPGLDDAQTFHAADPEGFWIGEVDHEPVAVISAVRSGKNFGFLGFYIVHPDFRAQGYGLAIWNRAMDHLAGRTIGLDGVVDQQDNYRKSGFQIAYRNIRQQGTSQNFAPADSRIVPISQIPFETLCTYDRRYFPADRSEFLQSWIGEEHGLSRAFLDGQTLRGYSTLRQCAEGWKFGPLFADTPAIAETLFQALQNEIPTGETIFLDTPEPNTEATDLAQRYKMRPVFETARMYRGQEPSVSLEGIYGVTSFELG encoded by the coding sequence ATGTCTTCATCCGAAGTCCCCCTCGCCATTGAGTGGGCTGACCGCGAAGGATGGAATCCAGGCCTCGACGATGCCCAGACATTCCACGCCGCGGATCCCGAAGGATTTTGGATTGGTGAAGTCGATCACGAACCCGTCGCCGTTATCTCCGCGGTCCGGTCCGGTAAAAATTTCGGATTTCTCGGATTCTACATCGTCCATCCCGACTTCCGCGCACAGGGTTATGGCTTGGCCATCTGGAATAGAGCGATGGACCACTTGGCCGGAAGAACCATCGGCCTCGACGGTGTCGTCGATCAACAGGACAACTACCGCAAGTCCGGATTTCAGATCGCCTATCGCAATATCCGGCAACAAGGGACCTCACAAAACTTCGCCCCCGCAGACTCCCGCATCGTTCCCATTTCGCAGATTCCCTTCGAAACCCTGTGCACCTATGATCGCCGCTATTTTCCCGCCGATCGTTCGGAATTCCTCCAGAGCTGGATCGGTGAGGAACACGGATTAAGCCGAGCCTTTCTGGATGGGCAGACCCTCCGCGGATACAGCACACTCAGACAGTGCGCGGAGGGCTGGAAATTTGGCCCCCTTTTCGCCGACACCCCAGCTATCGCCGAAACGCTCTTCCAAGCGCTGCAAAACGAAATCCCGACCGGAGAAACGATTTTTCTCGATACTCCCGAGCCCAATACCGAAGCCACCGACCTGGCCCAGCGCTACAAGATGCGACCGGTCTTCGAAACGGCTCGCATGTACCGAGGCCAAGAGCCTTCCGTTTCCTTGGAAGGAATCTATGGAGTCACCAGCTTTGAACTGGGATAA
- a CDS encoding DUF1318 domain-containing protein, giving the protein MIKHRPLLLILLIPAILSGSAALADNETTDLDDTVMQGSGAPDLSTLKNQLMEREDQINELMDQGLVGITNEGLYSIRGDISPMQSKHVQEQNDDLKAYYDIVAKEKGEDVEKVQKSSAAQMIKDAGPQVWVQDEEGDWFQK; this is encoded by the coding sequence ATGATTAAACACCGACCTCTGCTTCTTATCCTTTTGATCCCCGCAATTTTGAGTGGAAGTGCCGCTTTGGCGGACAACGAAACGACTGATTTGGACGATACCGTAATGCAGGGATCGGGAGCTCCTGACCTGAGCACGCTGAAGAATCAGCTGATGGAACGTGAGGACCAGATTAATGAGCTTATGGACCAAGGATTGGTCGGGATTACCAATGAAGGCCTCTACTCGATCCGAGGGGATATCTCTCCCATGCAGTCGAAGCACGTTCAGGAGCAAAACGATGATCTGAAGGCCTACTATGATATCGTCGCCAAGGAAAAGGGTGAAGACGTTGAAAAGGTTCAGAAAAGTTCGGCTGCGCAAATGATCAAGGATGCCGGACCTCAAGTCTGGGTTCAGGACGAAGAAGGCGACTGGTTTCAGAAGTAA
- a CDS encoding helix-turn-helix domain-containing protein — protein sequence MKLGDSLSFAECETPAPALSRGLAVLRMLGEDSPASLENLSSRLNLPKASVFRLLDTLEKTGTVRRNADKLYEPLWTLQPLANDSEALRRQIHRKMPELSAETQCSAEWYEPTEAGMKLIYQELPHSELCVKAGPGFLRDWESEFEAVARLGHAFAKEAKPVRQSSLYVRNGERETISAQQIRALTEKARTESVAYDEAFNTNGVRRFAAAAIDEQTHTFIGVLALAQAYRFSDLPDPSLLLQQLTKTLNG from the coding sequence ATGAAACTAGGTGATTCTCTTTCTTTTGCAGAGTGCGAGACCCCGGCCCCAGCCCTGAGCCGGGGCCTGGCGGTGCTGCGTATGCTGGGCGAAGACTCCCCCGCCTCTCTCGAGAACCTTTCATCCCGATTAAACCTTCCCAAAGCCTCCGTCTTCCGTCTCCTCGACACTCTGGAAAAAACCGGGACCGTCCGCCGCAACGCCGACAAGCTGTACGAGCCTCTTTGGACCCTCCAACCACTCGCCAACGACTCCGAAGCTCTTCGTCGTCAGATCCATCGAAAGATGCCGGAATTGAGTGCCGAAACTCAATGCTCGGCCGAATGGTACGAGCCGACCGAAGCGGGCATGAAACTGATCTATCAGGAACTCCCTCACTCTGAGCTCTGCGTGAAAGCAGGACCCGGATTCCTCCGGGACTGGGAATCGGAATTCGAGGCCGTCGCCCGCCTGGGCCATGCCTTCGCCAAGGAGGCCAAACCAGTCCGTCAGAGTTCTCTCTATGTCCGCAATGGAGAAAGAGAAACAATTTCCGCTCAACAGATCCGAGCCCTTACCGAGAAAGCGCGAACTGAAAGCGTCGCCTATGATGAGGCCTTCAACACCAATGGAGTCCGCCGATTCGCAGCTGCTGCGATCGACGAACAAACCCACACCTTCATCGGAGTCCTTGCCCTCGCCCAAGCCTATCGGTTCAGCGATCTGCCCGACCCCTCTCTCCTTCTTCAACAACTGACAAAAACCCTCAACGGATAA
- a CDS encoding sulfatase family protein: protein MRILYIDIDSQRPDHLGCYGYHRNTSPNIDQIANEGVVFDRCYTPDAPCLPSRTAFYSGRFGIQTGVVGHGGSAAQPKTEGPTRGFRDHFDFQGLGGQLQKCGYHTAMISPFGQRHAAWHFYAGFNEIHNTGMGGMESAEVVQPVVDKWMSDNSSKDNWYLHINYWDPHTPYRTPSDYENPFKDDPLPDWLTDEVIEKNNQRVGPHGSHEVGMYHGNEDPKFPKHPGKVTDRASVRRMIDGYDMGVRYVDDQIGKIVSDLKSAGVYDETMIVISADHGENLGEWGLYGEHGTADDITCRVPLIIKYPGGAQGIRNSKFHYNLDLAPTLMDLLGGKKQEIWDGESYAPAITEGSDVGREEVTISQCCHVCQRSVRWGQWLYTRTYHDGFHLFPQEMLHDLEADPHEQNNLAEDHPELCREGQWRLSRWHDAQMQQMALNSSDVVDPLWTVVREGGPFHASLTYGQPKCEGFEVYMNYLEETGRKEGADQLREKYADQLEHFSNKKVF, encoded by the coding sequence ATGAGAATCCTCTACATCGACATCGACAGCCAACGCCCCGACCACCTCGGCTGCTACGGCTACCATCGCAACACCAGCCCCAACATCGACCAGATTGCCAACGAAGGCGTCGTCTTCGACCGCTGCTACACCCCGGATGCGCCGTGCCTGCCATCCCGCACCGCTTTTTATTCCGGTCGCTTTGGGATCCAGACCGGTGTCGTCGGCCACGGAGGATCAGCCGCTCAACCGAAAACCGAAGGGCCCACCCGTGGATTCCGCGACCACTTCGACTTTCAGGGGCTCGGTGGACAGCTGCAAAAGTGCGGCTATCACACCGCGATGATCAGCCCCTTTGGGCAACGCCACGCTGCTTGGCATTTCTACGCTGGCTTCAACGAAATCCACAATACCGGCATGGGAGGAATGGAGTCCGCCGAGGTCGTCCAACCGGTCGTCGACAAATGGATGAGTGACAACTCCAGCAAGGACAACTGGTATCTACACATCAACTACTGGGACCCACACACGCCCTACCGCACCCCCTCAGATTACGAGAATCCCTTCAAAGACGACCCTCTCCCCGACTGGTTGACCGACGAAGTCATTGAAAAGAACAACCAAAGAGTCGGCCCTCACGGTTCCCACGAGGTAGGGATGTATCATGGGAATGAAGATCCAAAGTTTCCCAAACACCCCGGCAAAGTCACCGATCGAGCTTCGGTTCGCCGCATGATTGATGGCTACGACATGGGCGTGCGCTACGTCGATGACCAGATTGGAAAAATCGTTTCCGACCTCAAATCAGCGGGCGTCTACGACGAAACCATGATCGTCATCTCTGCCGACCATGGGGAAAACCTCGGCGAATGGGGACTCTACGGCGAACACGGCACTGCCGATGACATCACCTGCCGCGTTCCCCTCATCATCAAGTATCCCGGTGGAGCCCAAGGGATTCGCAACAGCAAGTTCCACTACAACCTCGACCTCGCTCCGACCCTGATGGATCTCCTCGGGGGAAAGAAACAGGAAATTTGGGATGGTGAATCCTATGCTCCGGCGATTACCGAAGGTTCCGATGTCGGCCGCGAAGAGGTGACCATCAGCCAATGCTGCCACGTCTGTCAGCGCTCGGTTCGCTGGGGTCAATGGCTCTACACTCGCACCTATCATGACGGCTTCCACCTCTTTCCGCAGGAGATGCTGCACGACCTCGAGGCCGATCCACACGAGCAAAATAACCTCGCCGAAGATCACCCCGAGCTCTGCCGTGAAGGACAATGGCGCCTCTCCCGCTGGCACGATGCCCAGATGCAACAAATGGCCCTCAACTCCAGCGATGTCGTCGATCCCCTCTGGACCGTCGTTCGCGAAGGCGGCCCCTTCCACGCCTCCCTCACCTACGGCCAGCCCAAATGCGAGGGATTCGAGGTCTACATGAACTACCTCGAAGAAACAGGTCGCAAAGAAGGCGCGGATCAACTCCGGGAGAAATACGCCGATCAGCTGGAACACTTTTCCAACAAAAAAGTCTTCTAA
- a CDS encoding sialate O-acetylesterase, which yields MKRGVSSWLSRCLLLAIFAQGASFADAGSGEAPDIPSEMQLFLLVGQSNMAGRGKVTPEDRIPDPQIFVLDKNDDWVNEGEPIHFDKSFAGVGLGFTFAKQVAEENPKTSVGLIPCAVGGTPIRRWMPGQDLFEEAVRRTKIAMERGELKAILWHQGESECGSASAAKAYGQNLAVVANAFREALDAPDVPFIAGELGPFIYPDDPVRSANASLINEGIRSIPERIEEAGVVSSEGLSDRGDQLHFDADSQKEFGGRYFATYKDIIETE from the coding sequence ATGAAAAGAGGAGTGAGTAGTTGGTTGAGTCGGTGCCTGCTACTGGCGATCTTCGCCCAAGGGGCGAGTTTCGCAGACGCGGGCTCGGGGGAAGCGCCGGATATTCCATCGGAGATGCAGCTATTTCTCTTGGTCGGCCAGTCCAATATGGCTGGGCGGGGGAAGGTAACTCCTGAGGACCGTATTCCTGATCCCCAGATTTTCGTTCTCGATAAGAATGACGATTGGGTGAACGAGGGAGAGCCAATTCATTTCGATAAGAGCTTCGCGGGAGTTGGTCTCGGATTCACTTTTGCGAAGCAGGTGGCGGAGGAGAATCCGAAAACGTCGGTGGGCTTGATTCCGTGCGCGGTGGGCGGTACGCCGATCCGCCGTTGGATGCCGGGACAGGATCTGTTCGAGGAAGCGGTTCGACGAACGAAAATTGCCATGGAGCGGGGTGAACTGAAAGCCATCTTGTGGCATCAGGGAGAAAGCGAGTGCGGGAGTGCTTCTGCAGCAAAGGCTTATGGCCAAAACCTTGCTGTGGTCGCAAATGCCTTTCGAGAGGCATTGGATGCTCCCGATGTTCCTTTCATCGCTGGAGAACTGGGCCCCTTCATTTACCCGGATGACCCAGTGCGTTCAGCCAATGCCAGTCTTATCAATGAAGGAATCAGATCCATCCCCGAACGGATTGAGGAGGCAGGTGTTGTGAGTTCGGAGGGGCTATCGGACAGGGGAGATCAACTGCATTTCGACGCAGACTCCCAGAAGGAGTTCGGTGGCCGTTATTTCGCGACCTACAAGGATATCATCGAAACCGAGTAG
- a CDS encoding right-handed parallel beta-helix repeat-containing protein translates to MRQGPEVRGCRFEKMDDDGGNIGSTNLRVLSHPSHNTILMDLKNNHLVEVGDRFQITDGATGVVTQTTRVSSARIVKWRDRYALEVTMDDPLEISHTVDSLSASSDYGPPVKSKGAVTESSVPDLALDLDTICEGLVIEDCHIIDSRVRGFRLYTKGAKILNNHFENLAKPGITLGQSLSWFEGPSAVDILIEGNTFSRVRSTNIYIGDFSVAIGPLSVVDNHNIRITGNRFQDYGGPFADGPKYLEALLSTAIIVRNASDVLIENNEFFPSDMAPSLDPVIVDSSSTSSITLNGNLFEGDTWDL, encoded by the coding sequence ATGCGACAAGGGCCCGAGGTGCGAGGCTGCCGTTTCGAAAAGATGGATGATGATGGAGGCAATATCGGGAGCACCAACCTGAGGGTGCTTAGTCATCCTTCTCACAATACCATCCTGATGGATTTGAAAAACAATCATCTGGTTGAAGTCGGCGACCGATTTCAAATCACCGATGGTGCAACCGGGGTGGTGACGCAAACCACGCGGGTCAGTTCCGCCAGGATCGTCAAATGGAGAGATCGGTATGCTCTGGAGGTGACGATGGATGATCCGTTGGAGATTTCGCACACCGTCGATAGTTTGAGTGCGTCCTCTGATTACGGACCGCCGGTCAAATCGAAGGGTGCTGTTACCGAATCATCCGTGCCGGATCTGGCCTTGGATCTTGATACGATCTGTGAAGGTCTGGTGATCGAGGATTGCCATATCATTGATTCTCGGGTGCGGGGATTCAGGCTGTACACGAAAGGAGCGAAGATCCTGAACAACCATTTCGAAAATTTGGCGAAGCCAGGAATTACGCTCGGGCAGTCGCTGAGCTGGTTTGAAGGTCCTTCGGCGGTCGATATTTTGATTGAGGGGAATACCTTTTCACGGGTCAGATCGACCAATATCTACATAGGCGATTTCTCTGTCGCGATCGGGCCGTTGAGTGTTGTGGATAATCACAATATCCGGATTACTGGAAACCGTTTCCAAGATTATGGTGGGCCTTTCGCAGATGGTCCGAAATATCTGGAAGCTCTGTTGTCGACAGCGATCATTGTCAGAAACGCGAGTGATGTTTTGATCGAGAATAATGAGTTTTTTCCTTCTGATATGGCTCCGTCGCTCGACCCTGTTATCGTCGATTCGTCATCGACATCTTCAATTACCCTGAACGGAAACTTGTTCGAAGGAGACACATGGGACTTATGA
- a CDS encoding lipocalin family protein, whose product MNHFLRNSPFLLLGLVLLSSCQSLPNNPPPTVKAVELDRYTGLWHEVARLPVFFQDEDERATAEYSLNDNGTIALVNTAIAPDGSTRSVTGHAVPVPGSENTRLEVTIDNFFAKIFGSSPDFGNYWIFKLESDYSVALVGSPNRKTLWLLAREPQIPDEQLRQYIDYASQLGFDTDKLILNNRPL is encoded by the coding sequence ATGAATCACTTCCTCCGCAACTCACCCTTCCTCCTCCTCGGTCTGGTTCTCTTGTCATCTTGCCAATCCCTTCCGAATAATCCGCCACCGACGGTCAAAGCTGTAGAATTGGATCGCTACACTGGACTTTGGCATGAGGTCGCCCGCCTACCCGTATTCTTTCAAGACGAAGACGAGCGCGCCACTGCAGAGTACTCGTTAAACGACAACGGGACAATCGCACTCGTCAATACCGCAATCGCCCCGGACGGATCGACCCGTAGCGTCACCGGACACGCGGTGCCCGTCCCCGGTTCCGAAAACACTAGACTGGAGGTCACGATCGATAACTTCTTCGCCAAGATTTTTGGCTCTTCGCCAGATTTCGGGAACTACTGGATTTTTAAACTCGAATCGGACTACTCCGTGGCTCTGGTGGGATCGCCGAATCGGAAAACGCTCTGGCTCCTCGCACGCGAACCGCAAATCCCCGACGAGCAGTTGAGGCAATACATCGATTACGCCTCTCAACTAGGGTTCGATACCGACAAATTAATCCTCAACAACCGCCCACTCTAG